The Gemmata palustris genome includes a region encoding these proteins:
- a CDS encoding ArsR/SmtB family transcription factor produces the protein MAKPATDLKAQADWISAAGEPTRLALIRALAAGEKTVTMLARECRTEMVNVSHHLSILKVVGVVTAQKDGRFMLYSLVGATATGAALELVHPSGAKVTIPLG, from the coding sequence ATGGCAAAACCCGCTACCGACCTCAAAGCGCAAGCCGACTGGATTTCGGCCGCCGGCGAACCGACGCGCCTCGCCCTCATCCGCGCGCTCGCGGCCGGCGAGAAGACCGTCACCATGCTCGCGCGCGAGTGCCGAACCGAGATGGTGAACGTGTCGCACCACCTCAGCATCCTGAAAGTGGTCGGGGTGGTGACCGCTCAGAAGGACGGGCGGTTCATGCTGTACAGTCTGGTCGGGGCCACCGCGACCGGGGCCGCGCTGGAACTCGTCCACCCGTCCGGGGCCAAAGTGACCATACCACTGGGCTGA
- a CDS encoding serine/threonine-protein kinase, with protein MTEREIVLSAIERSDPESRAAYLDEACAGDAPLRARVEALVRSEVESGSYGGADFTLVPLSNPSATVVSSAGSPNTKALPPSNPSADTLVSARPSPAPRRGEEVGTVIADRYTLVEMIGAGGMGSVYLADQTEPVKRQVALKLIRFGAGSKEVLARFDAERQALALMDHPNIARVYDGGTTTAGQPFFVMELVRGAPVTAFCDRHRLSVGARLELFVSVCQAVQHAHQKGIIHRDLKPGNILVTEVDGRPAPKVIDFGVAKATELKLTDLSLPDLGAIVGTPAYMSPEQADPSSADVDTRTDVYALGVVLYELLVGAPPIDGRELKRGTLLEVLRIVREVEPPRPSTKLSTAEGIQLIAANRNTGPTELAKALRGELDWVVMKALEKDRARRYETVDALARDVQRYLADEPVEARPPNRWYKARKFARRNRGPVLAAALVFVALVCGIVGASWGLRRALAAEELAHDRLAQVERAREEAENAFADSKSARAETERALAGSERERERTKNALADSERARGETKNALADSERARGETKNALADSERARGETKNALADSERARAKAETARKQAAAVSDYLVSAFRKPDPATDGRQLKVVDLLDRAAEQLDGDKNMGALTRARLRDALGQTFFSLGLPERAVALQEKALADYQNELGPNDPDTLGVMHRLSFGLGQTPRIDDAIRVGEDLLARRREVLGPDHPDTLLTMTQLAGRYWSAKRLNDAIRLSEQGLAGLRKVWGPEHPELPNAITNLGMLYQAAGRTADAVKLHEEAVALLKMHKGIDHADTVLALNFLGRVYADAGRTADAIALQRDTVARMEEKFGPDHHRTLDAMSKLVQTYYQFGKAPDALPVSTEALKRAKGAKEQNAGAVLTAMHDLAMNYSFLNRPEEALALLQEVVTAATTKLGATHHTTITATHDLGVALRRAGKPAEAIPVLERALAARKAARSEDDTGLQRTITQLASAYEAVGRATDAVPLLEQLLVVQKAKLDPDHRDLLVTMANLGIAYGSSGRTSDAVRMHEQVVTAFKKKFGPVSPDTQTVIQYLGTSYLKDNQLDRAATTYRDLLTATRPLLPADDPDLARTLAGLGEVLLTAQKLPEAETVLRECLKIREKKLPNDWRTFHTKSMLGAVAVGQEQFDAAAPLLIGGYEGLKTRADKIPGSQKALLPGAVDRLIELYTATKQPIEVAKWQNERAKYPPPQAPAPREK; from the coding sequence ATGACCGAGCGGGAGATTGTCCTTTCGGCGATCGAACGATCCGATCCCGAGAGCCGGGCCGCGTACCTCGACGAGGCGTGCGCGGGCGATGCCCCTCTGCGCGCACGTGTGGAGGCCCTGGTCCGGTCCGAGGTCGAGTCCGGGAGCTATGGCGGCGCCGACTTCACCCTGGTCCCGCTCTCCAACCCGTCCGCAACCGTCGTATCCTCGGCAGGTAGTCCCAACACGAAGGCGCTCCCGCCCTCCAACCCGTCCGCGGACACGTTGGTCTCCGCCAGGCCGTCACCGGCGCCCCGGAGGGGCGAGGAGGTGGGAACGGTTATCGCGGACCGGTACACGCTCGTCGAGATGATCGGCGCGGGCGGGATGGGCAGTGTTTATCTGGCCGACCAGACCGAACCGGTCAAACGGCAGGTCGCGCTCAAGTTGATCCGGTTCGGCGCAGGTTCAAAAGAGGTGCTGGCCCGGTTCGACGCCGAGCGCCAGGCGCTGGCGCTGATGGACCACCCGAACATTGCGCGCGTCTACGACGGCGGCACCACGACCGCGGGCCAGCCGTTCTTCGTCATGGAACTGGTTCGCGGCGCGCCGGTCACCGCGTTCTGCGACCGGCACCGGCTGTCGGTCGGCGCCCGGCTCGAGTTGTTCGTCTCCGTGTGCCAGGCAGTGCAACACGCCCACCAGAAGGGGATCATCCACCGCGACCTCAAGCCCGGTAACATCCTCGTCACGGAAGTGGACGGGCGCCCGGCGCCGAAGGTGATCGACTTCGGGGTGGCCAAGGCGACTGAACTGAAGCTCACCGATCTGAGCCTCCCGGACCTCGGGGCCATCGTGGGCACCCCGGCGTACATGTCGCCCGAACAGGCCGACCCGTCCTCGGCCGATGTCGACACGCGGACCGATGTGTACGCGCTCGGGGTGGTGCTCTACGAGCTCCTGGTCGGGGCGCCGCCGATCGACGGCCGGGAACTCAAACGGGGAACGCTCCTCGAGGTGCTGCGGATCGTGCGGGAGGTCGAGCCGCCGCGCCCGAGTACGAAACTGAGCACGGCCGAGGGCATCCAGCTCATCGCGGCCAATCGCAACACCGGCCCGACCGAGCTGGCGAAGGCGCTGCGGGGCGAACTCGACTGGGTAGTGATGAAGGCGCTGGAGAAGGACCGCGCCCGGCGCTACGAGACCGTCGACGCACTGGCCCGCGACGTTCAGCGGTACCTCGCCGACGAGCCGGTCGAAGCGCGCCCCCCGAACCGGTGGTACAAGGCGCGGAAGTTCGCCCGCCGCAACCGCGGCCCCGTGTTGGCCGCCGCGCTCGTGTTCGTCGCCCTCGTTTGCGGGATCGTCGGCGCGTCCTGGGGGTTGCGCCGCGCTCTGGCCGCCGAAGAACTCGCGCACGACCGGCTGGCACAAGTCGAACGCGCGCGGGAGGAAGCCGAGAACGCATTTGCCGATTCAAAGAGCGCGCGTGCAGAAACCGAAAGAGCGCTCGCCGGCTCGGAACGCGAGAGAGAGAGAACCAAGAACGCGCTTGCCGACTCGGAACGCGCGCGCGGAGAAACCAAGAACGCGCTCGCCGACTCGGAACGCGCGCGCGGAGAAACCAAGAACGCGCTCGCCGACTCAGAACGCGCGCGCGGGGAAACCAAAAACGCGCTCGCCGACTCGGAACGCGCGCGGGCCAAGGCGGAAACCGCCCGGAAACAGGCCGCGGCCGTTTCCGACTACCTCGTGAGCGCGTTCCGCAAGCCGGACCCGGCAACAGACGGCCGGCAACTCAAGGTGGTCGACCTGCTCGATCGGGCCGCGGAGCAACTCGACGGCGACAAGAACATGGGCGCCCTCACGCGCGCCCGGCTCCGGGACGCACTCGGGCAGACGTTCTTCTCCCTCGGGCTGCCGGAGCGGGCCGTCGCGCTCCAGGAAAAAGCGCTGGCCGACTACCAGAACGAGCTCGGGCCGAACGATCCCGACACCCTCGGCGTAATGCACCGCCTGTCGTTCGGCCTGGGGCAGACGCCCCGCATCGATGACGCCATTCGCGTGGGGGAAGACCTCCTCGCGCGCCGCCGAGAGGTGCTCGGCCCGGATCACCCCGACACGCTGCTCACGATGACCCAACTGGCCGGGCGGTACTGGAGCGCCAAGCGCCTGAACGACGCGATCCGCCTCTCCGAGCAAGGGCTGGCCGGGTTGCGGAAGGTCTGGGGGCCGGAGCACCCCGAGCTCCCCAATGCGATCACGAACCTGGGGATGCTGTACCAGGCCGCGGGCCGCACGGCCGATGCGGTGAAGCTGCACGAAGAAGCCGTGGCCCTGCTGAAAATGCACAAGGGCATCGACCACGCGGACACGGTGCTGGCCCTCAACTTCCTGGGGCGGGTGTACGCGGACGCCGGGCGCACGGCCGACGCCATCGCTCTGCAGCGCGACACCGTTGCCCGGATGGAAGAAAAATTCGGCCCCGATCACCACCGGACGCTCGATGCCATGAGCAAACTGGTCCAAACGTACTATCAGTTCGGCAAAGCGCCCGACGCGCTGCCCGTCAGCACGGAGGCACTGAAACGCGCGAAAGGCGCCAAGGAACAGAACGCCGGTGCCGTACTCACGGCCATGCACGACCTGGCGATGAATTACAGCTTCCTGAACCGGCCGGAGGAGGCGCTCGCGCTACTTCAGGAAGTGGTCACCGCGGCGACGACCAAGTTGGGGGCGACCCACCACACGACCATCACCGCGACGCACGACCTCGGCGTCGCCCTGCGGCGCGCCGGCAAACCCGCCGAGGCGATCCCGGTACTCGAGCGCGCCCTCGCCGCGAGGAAGGCGGCCCGCTCCGAGGACGACACCGGTCTACAGCGGACAATTACGCAACTGGCATCGGCATACGAGGCGGTCGGGCGCGCGACGGATGCGGTTCCGCTGCTCGAACAATTGCTCGTCGTTCAGAAAGCCAAACTCGACCCGGACCACCGCGACCTGCTGGTGACGATGGCGAACCTGGGGATCGCGTATGGCTCGTCGGGGCGCACGAGCGACGCGGTACGGATGCACGAGCAGGTGGTCACCGCGTTCAAGAAGAAGTTCGGGCCGGTGAGCCCGGACACGCAAACCGTGATCCAATATCTGGGGACGTCGTACCTGAAAGACAACCAACTCGACCGGGCGGCAACAACCTACCGCGACCTACTCACCGCCACGCGCCCGCTCCTACCGGCCGACGACCCGGACCTGGCCCGGACGCTCGCCGGGTTGGGGGAAGTGTTGTTGACCGCGCAGAAGTTACCGGAGGCCGAAACGGTCTTGCGCGAGTGCCTGAAGATCCGCGAAAAGAAGTTGCCGAACGACTGGCGGACGTTCCACACGAAGTCGATGCTCGGCGCGGTCGCGGTGGGTCAGGAGCAGTTCGACGCGGCCGCACCGCTTCTCATCGGGGGGTACGAGGGGCTCAAGACACGAGCGGACAAAATCCCCGGGTCGCAGAAGGCCCTGCTCCCTGGCGCGGTGGACCGACTCATCGAGTTGTACACCGCCACGAAGCAGCCGATCGAGGTGGCCAAATGGCAAAACGAGCGGGCGAAATACCCGCCCCCGCAGGCCCCGGCCCCGCGCGAGAAGTAA
- a CDS encoding sigma-70 family RNA polymerase sigma factor, producing the protein MIATPLALLRNLPDHARTADGKLLRRYAETGDESAFAELVRRNGPLVLRACRNVLRDPAHADDAFQVTFLLLARNAARLVESPSVAGWLHTVAVRSAGKIRRAEDRRRRRERPPRAPSADPSQEDTAWAEVRERIDAELARLPDEYRLPLLLCYVQELSYADAAQRLGCTLGTLRGRLERGREALRRRLGRFGFPAALVLAGSAAPTVGASLRNATLAAVRSAGSAPVRAAVAWVKWLIVAGIAASAVAGIGFAALRAPADPPKLDPAPPPVAVAPAAQTDVVGDPLPPGALARMGSSRFHHGSNIHRLTVSPDGKWVISYGSHTGYRVWELATGKEQVPVGMPANARFTGSRGQGRDVEQWEAAVAPAGKRVVAVVPDKKQPVTRVLDAVTGEEVAAVPASLRHVLTRPSHTSDREPELSPDGKWMLWTHTTFNNGAKKTVYLADLTEKNPTPGVFTEIVGRSLFGFVFSDDGKSVVMHFQDTYEVWDTDTRTAKLKVPVIPNGTWVGHAVISADGKNLAVVQPMADSFQLWNVATKKELAVTAERSRGLLNVRAFSPDGKRIASSNSAGPLQVWDVATGKKVRDYPGGHGAWGAAFTPDGKRIAVALMDDVAVLDLETGKKVHDFGGHGRSVGFVGFTRDGVLLSCAESGLVWNPRTGKKIGAFAGHPGGVYGVAASRDGRLIATTGLDQKLRLRDAATLAEISVADTKGLTGYDVEFTPDGKELAVRGDKPGIRVIDTATGQQVRVIASGETMNGLQLTPDGRHVVFVRSSDQSKVHVWDWTTDKEVLAFDAGKRTYSAPALSTDGRFVAVGGGDGFVRLYDLGTGKPVREFDTNRPGSAAHDENSVYAVAFSPDGRTLATGCIDGKVRVWELATGGERFSLDGHRGSVLALAYSPDGTLLASGSSDRSVVTWDATGAALSTDPKHRPKDAVSAWAQLSDRDAAAGFAAARYLADRPAEAVSLFAKHLRPVPATDPKTVAGLIEKLGSETFSEREAAEKELAKIGEGAADQLRTAATAAEAPEIRKRLSALLAPPGVTRGGDRLRLIRAVEVTESAGTPEARKLLGEWARGARGAELTESARAAQKRLIGIDPPKPR; encoded by the coding sequence ATGATCGCCACCCCGCTCGCGCTGCTCCGTAACCTGCCGGACCACGCCCGCACCGCCGACGGGAAGCTCCTCCGCCGGTACGCCGAGACCGGGGACGAGTCCGCGTTCGCCGAACTCGTGCGCCGTAACGGGCCGCTCGTGCTCCGGGCGTGCCGGAACGTTCTCCGAGATCCGGCCCACGCGGACGACGCCTTCCAGGTCACCTTCCTCCTGCTCGCCCGGAACGCCGCCCGACTCGTCGAGAGCCCGTCCGTCGCCGGCTGGCTGCACACGGTCGCCGTGCGGTCGGCGGGGAAAATTCGCCGCGCTGAGGATCGGCGCCGCCGGCGCGAGCGCCCCCCGCGCGCGCCCTCCGCGGACCCGTCTCAAGAAGACACCGCCTGGGCCGAGGTGCGAGAACGCATCGATGCCGAACTCGCCCGCCTCCCGGACGAGTACCGGTTACCGCTATTACTGTGTTACGTCCAGGAACTCAGCTACGCGGACGCGGCCCAGCGCCTCGGGTGTACGCTCGGAACCCTCCGCGGGCGCCTCGAGCGCGGCCGGGAGGCCCTGCGCCGGCGCCTGGGGCGGTTCGGGTTCCCGGCCGCGCTGGTCCTCGCGGGCTCGGCCGCACCGACCGTCGGAGCGAGTTTGCGAAACGCCACTCTCGCCGCGGTCCGGTCCGCGGGATCAGCGCCCGTTCGCGCCGCGGTCGCGTGGGTGAAGTGGCTCATCGTCGCGGGAATCGCCGCGTCCGCGGTGGCGGGCATCGGGTTCGCTGCGCTCCGGGCACCGGCCGATCCACCGAAACTCGATCCGGCCCCACCGCCCGTCGCGGTCGCGCCGGCGGCGCAAACCGACGTGGTCGGTGACCCGCTCCCGCCCGGGGCGCTCGCCCGCATGGGTTCGTCTCGGTTCCACCACGGGTCAAACATTCACCGGTTGACCGTGTCCCCCGACGGCAAATGGGTCATCTCCTATGGTTCTCACACCGGGTATCGGGTGTGGGAGCTGGCGACCGGCAAGGAGCAAGTTCCGGTCGGGATGCCGGCCAACGCCCGGTTCACCGGGTCACGGGGACAGGGGCGCGACGTGGAGCAGTGGGAAGCCGCGGTCGCCCCGGCCGGGAAGCGAGTGGTCGCCGTCGTCCCGGACAAGAAGCAGCCCGTCACACGGGTTCTCGACGCGGTCACCGGCGAGGAAGTCGCGGCCGTTCCCGCGTCGCTCCGCCACGTTCTCACGCGCCCCTCCCACACATCGGACCGCGAGCCGGAACTCTCGCCGGACGGGAAGTGGATGCTGTGGACCCACACGACATTCAACAACGGTGCCAAAAAGACCGTGTACCTCGCCGATCTGACCGAGAAGAATCCGACTCCGGGCGTGTTCACCGAGATCGTCGGCCGCAGCCTGTTCGGGTTCGTGTTCTCGGACGACGGCAAGTCCGTCGTGATGCACTTTCAGGACACCTACGAGGTGTGGGATACCGACACTCGAACCGCGAAGCTGAAAGTGCCGGTCATTCCGAACGGCACTTGGGTCGGGCACGCGGTCATCTCCGCGGACGGGAAGAACCTCGCCGTCGTACAGCCGATGGCCGACAGTTTCCAGCTCTGGAACGTGGCAACCAAGAAAGAACTTGCGGTGACCGCGGAACGATCCCGCGGGCTCCTCAACGTCCGCGCCTTCTCCCCGGACGGCAAGCGGATCGCGAGTTCCAATTCGGCCGGGCCGCTCCAGGTTTGGGACGTGGCCACCGGGAAGAAGGTGCGCGACTACCCGGGCGGGCACGGGGCGTGGGGGGCCGCGTTCACCCCGGACGGCAAGCGGATCGCGGTGGCCCTCATGGACGACGTGGCCGTCCTCGACCTGGAAACCGGGAAAAAGGTCCACGACTTCGGTGGGCACGGCCGGTCCGTCGGTTTCGTGGGCTTCACCCGGGACGGGGTGCTTCTGTCCTGCGCCGAGTCCGGGCTCGTTTGGAACCCGCGTACCGGGAAGAAGATCGGTGCCTTCGCGGGTCACCCCGGAGGCGTGTACGGCGTCGCCGCCTCTCGTGACGGGCGCCTGATCGCCACGACCGGGCTCGACCAAAAGCTGCGCCTGCGGGACGCGGCCACACTCGCGGAAATCTCGGTAGCCGACACCAAGGGGCTGACCGGGTACGACGTTGAGTTCACCCCGGACGGGAAGGAATTGGCCGTCCGCGGGGACAAACCGGGCATTCGCGTGATCGACACGGCGACGGGCCAACAGGTGCGCGTGATCGCGAGCGGTGAAACCATGAACGGGCTGCAACTCACACCGGACGGCCGGCACGTGGTGTTCGTCCGGTCGAGCGACCAGTCCAAGGTCCACGTTTGGGACTGGACCACCGACAAGGAGGTGCTCGCGTTCGACGCCGGGAAGCGAACCTACAGTGCGCCGGCGCTCTCGACCGACGGGCGGTTCGTCGCGGTCGGCGGCGGGGACGGCTTCGTCCGCTTGTACGATCTGGGAACGGGGAAGCCGGTGCGCGAGTTTGATACCAATCGGCCGGGGTCCGCTGCGCACGACGAGAACTCCGTGTACGCGGTCGCGTTCTCCCCGGACGGTCGGACCCTGGCAACCGGATGTATAGACGGGAAAGTTCGGGTCTGGGAACTGGCAACCGGGGGCGAACGGTTCTCGTTGGACGGCCACCGCGGGTCCGTCCTGGCACTCGCGTACTCCCCGGACGGAACGCTCCTGGCGTCGGGTAGCAGCGACCGGTCGGTGGTCACCTGGGACGCGACCGGGGCGGCGCTCTCGACCGACCCGAAGCACCGCCCGAAAGACGCGGTCAGCGCCTGGGCGCAACTCTCCGACCGAGATGCCGCAGCGGGATTCGCGGCGGCGCGGTACCTCGCCGATCGGCCGGCGGAAGCCGTCTCGCTATTCGCAAAACACCTGCGCCCGGTTCCGGCCACGGACCCGAAGACGGTAGCCGGCTTGATCGAGAAACTGGGGAGCGAGACCTTCTCGGAACGCGAGGCGGCGGAGAAAGAGTTGGCCAAGATCGGCGAAGGGGCGGCCGATCAGCTCCGCACAGCGGCTACGGCAGCCGAGGCGCCCGAAATTCGCAAACGGCTCTCAGCGCTACTCGCGCCCCCGGGCGTGACGCGAGGGGGCGACCGGTTGCGGCTGATCCGCGCGGTCGAAGTAACCGAGAGCGCGGGGACTCCAGAAGCCAGGAAGCTCCTCGGCGAGTGGGCGCGCGGAGCGCGAGGTGCCGAACTGACCGAGTCCGCCCGAGCCGCGCAAAAGCGACTCATCGGGATCGATCCGCCGAAACCTCGGTAG
- a CDS encoding YkgJ family cysteine cluster protein, translated as MISLTLFAPSPPAPVSCENCGACCLHMASPPFVTWSPALIAAGMMRNDGTDPNRDHPDWDRLATAPPEAKRALAEYHNQLLNGRDARGALESPCLWFDLKSKGCRYHEHRPEVCRAFAIGCDSCHEHRRYRGVASVR; from the coding sequence ATGATCTCGTTGACGCTCTTCGCGCCTTCACCCCCCGCGCCCGTGTCCTGCGAGAACTGCGGCGCGTGCTGCCTGCACATGGCCAGCCCGCCCTTCGTCACCTGGAGCCCCGCGCTGATCGCCGCCGGGATGATGCGCAACGACGGAACAGATCCCAACCGCGACCACCCCGATTGGGACCGCCTCGCGACCGCCCCACCCGAGGCCAAGCGCGCGCTCGCCGAGTACCACAACCAGCTCCTCAACGGCCGCGACGCGCGCGGCGCGCTCGAATCGCCGTGCCTCTGGTTCGATCTCAAATCGAAGGGGTGCCGCTACCACGAGCACCGCCCGGAGGTGTGCCGCGCGTTCGCCATCGGGTGCGACTCGTGCCACGAGCACCGGCGCTACCGGGGTGTCGCCTCGGTCCGGTGA
- a CDS encoding S53 family peptidase has translation MTVHQSRMPVSGSERAPLHGAKAVGPVPRDERFEVTVRVRRKAPLDATAGATHADQLPSKRRYMTREEYATKNGSDPADLAKIEAFARAHGLVVVESSPARRSVFLSGTAAQFEAAFGTAIQQYEHDGGTYRGRTGALMMPTDMADLVEGVFGIDDRPAATPHFQRTRPAAGAQPRAAGATFTPPELAKLYNFPTGLDGSGQCIAIIELGGGFRAADITAYFHKLGLPVPNVKAVRVDGARNLPSNANSDDGEVMLDIEVAAAVAPKARIAVYFAPNTTKGFLDAITAAIHDTVNKPSVISISWGNPEKNWTRQATRSFDQAFQTAAALGVTVCCAAGDAGSGDENPDQLAANHLPPPDGLAHADFPGSSPFALCCGGTKLTAAGGAIASETVWNADPTRSATGGGVSAVFPVPAYQAGASVPVSVNPGGRAGRGVPDVAGDADPATGYEVRVDGQEFTIGGTSAVAPLWAGLIALVNQRLGHPVGFLNPMLYGSLVGSGAFRDVTSGNNGAYTARAGWDACTGWGTPNGTALLQKLMG, from the coding sequence ATGACGGTTCACCAATCCCGTATGCCGGTCAGCGGTAGCGAGCGCGCGCCCCTTCACGGGGCCAAAGCGGTCGGACCGGTGCCCCGCGACGAGCGGTTCGAGGTCACCGTGCGCGTGCGCCGAAAGGCCCCACTCGACGCCACAGCCGGCGCGACCCACGCCGACCAACTCCCGTCCAAGCGCCGGTACATGACCCGAGAAGAGTACGCCACGAAAAACGGGTCCGACCCGGCGGATCTCGCAAAAATCGAGGCGTTCGCGCGGGCACACGGGCTGGTCGTCGTTGAGTCCAGCCCGGCGCGCCGGAGCGTGTTCCTGTCGGGGACCGCGGCCCAGTTCGAGGCCGCGTTCGGGACCGCGATCCAGCAGTACGAGCACGACGGCGGAACGTACCGCGGGCGCACCGGCGCGCTCATGATGCCGACCGACATGGCCGACCTCGTCGAGGGCGTTTTCGGCATCGACGACCGCCCCGCCGCGACCCCGCACTTCCAGAGAACCCGGCCCGCCGCCGGTGCCCAGCCCCGCGCCGCCGGCGCCACGTTCACGCCCCCCGAACTGGCCAAGTTGTACAACTTCCCGACCGGCCTCGACGGGTCGGGCCAGTGCATCGCCATTATCGAACTCGGGGGCGGGTTCCGCGCCGCGGACATCACGGCCTACTTCCACAAACTCGGGCTCCCCGTGCCCAACGTCAAAGCGGTCCGGGTGGACGGCGCGAGGAACCTGCCCTCGAACGCCAACAGCGACGACGGCGAGGTGATGCTCGACATCGAAGTCGCCGCGGCCGTCGCACCGAAGGCGCGCATCGCCGTCTATTTCGCGCCCAACACGACCAAGGGCTTCCTCGACGCGATCACGGCGGCGATCCACGACACGGTGAACAAGCCGTCGGTAATCTCGATCAGTTGGGGGAACCCGGAGAAGAACTGGACGAGGCAGGCAACGCGGTCGTTCGATCAGGCGTTCCAGACGGCGGCCGCACTGGGCGTGACCGTGTGCTGCGCCGCGGGTGACGCCGGGTCCGGGGACGAGAACCCGGACCAACTGGCCGCGAATCATCTCCCCCCTCCCGACGGTCTCGCCCACGCCGATTTCCCCGGTTCGAGCCCGTTCGCCCTGTGCTGCGGGGGGACGAAGTTGACGGCCGCGGGCGGAGCGATCGCGAGCGAAACGGTCTGGAACGCGGACCCGACCCGCAGCGCGACCGGGGGCGGGGTGAGCGCCGTGTTCCCGGTCCCGGCGTATCAGGCGGGAGCGAGCGTCCCGGTGTCGGTCAACCCGGGCGGGCGCGCGGGCCGCGGGGTTCCCGACGTGGCGGGCGACGCGGACCCGGCCACGGGCTACGAGGTCCGAGTGGACGGGCAGGAATTCACGATCGGCGGGACGAGTGCGGTGGCCCCGTTGTGGGCCGGGCTGATCGCGCTGGTGAACCAGAGGCTCGGGCACCCGGTCGGGTTCCTGAACCCGATGCTCTACGGCTCGCTCGTCGGCTCGGGCGCGTTTCGTGACGTGACCTCGGGCAACAACGGGGCGTACACGGCGCGGGCGGGGTGGGATGCGTGTACCGGGTGGGGCACGCCCAACGGGACCGCTCTGCTCCAGAAGCTCATGGGCTGA
- a CDS encoding transposase — protein sequence MRRGYSTITPAVIHVLARRTLARALGWPDYKQSITGTQLVDLVLLIAGTTRTLFAVVTRYFGFSHETARQGVRASLGSRDQLTARLVDALHHVATFTRRDRNRRWTCAIDVHYVPFYGDRGTPGIIGGPKKAGTSFFHAYATGVLIHKHRRYTVGLMSVTKGAKPHQQVQTLLDQVAARGLTVRGVVLDAGFDSGETLLLLQERNLSYTVPMRKKGSGTNRRNECYTQPHGTITTMDWVTEKARRSVSTRVLVWRRPGESHARVYAFSGWGDAAAVSEAKRAWLGRRRYRERFGIETSYRQKNQARGWTTSTNPEYRLLLEGVALLLRQVWVCLTLRIARARNRSPNAWVPELPLVEMLDWLTQRIRARYPRTRCITLPHKILTTAPMP from the coding sequence ATGCGACGTGGTTATTCTACGATCACCCCGGCGGTGATCCATGTGTTGGCCCGGCGAACGTTGGCCCGGGCACTCGGTTGGCCCGACTACAAGCAGTCGATCACGGGCACACAGTTGGTTGATCTGGTGCTGCTGATCGCGGGCACCACCCGGACCCTGTTCGCGGTGGTCACCCGGTACTTCGGATTCTCGCACGAGACCGCTCGGCAGGGGGTTCGCGCGAGCCTCGGTTCCCGAGACCAACTGACGGCCCGGTTGGTCGATGCACTCCACCACGTGGCGACGTTCACCCGTCGGGACCGGAATCGCCGGTGGACGTGCGCCATCGACGTGCACTACGTCCCCTTTTACGGGGACCGCGGCACCCCGGGGATCATCGGCGGACCCAAGAAGGCCGGCACCTCGTTCTTCCACGCGTACGCCACCGGGGTCCTGATCCACAAGCACCGGCGGTACACCGTGGGGCTGATGAGTGTGACGAAAGGAGCCAAGCCGCACCAGCAGGTGCAGACCCTTCTGGACCAGGTGGCGGCCCGTGGGCTCACGGTCCGCGGGGTGGTTCTGGACGCCGGGTTCGACAGCGGGGAGACCCTGTTGCTGTTGCAGGAACGGAACCTGAGCTACACGGTCCCGATGCGCAAGAAGGGTTCCGGCACGAACCGACGCAACGAGTGCTACACGCAACCTCACGGCACCATCACCACCATGGACTGGGTGACCGAGAAGGCCCGCCGGTCGGTGTCCACCCGGGTGCTGGTGTGGCGCCGCCCGGGCGAATCCCACGCGCGGGTGTACGCGTTCTCGGGTTGGGGCGATGCGGCGGCGGTGTCCGAGGCGAAGCGCGCGTGGCTCGGGCGGCGCCGGTACCGGGAGCGGTTCGGGATCGAGACCAGTTACCGGCAGAAGAACCAGGCCCGCGGGTGGACCACGAGCACCAACCCCGAATACCGGTTGCTCTTGGAAGGGGTGGCGCTGCTGTTGCGACAGGTGTGGGTGTGCTTGACCCTTCGGATCGCTCGCGCACGGAACCGGAGCCCGAATGCGTGGGTACCCGAACTCCCGTTGGTCGAGATGCTCGACTGGCTCACACAACGCATCCGCGCGCGATACCCACGCACGCGATGTATCACGCTGCCCCACAAAATACTTACAACCGCTCCAATGCCTTGA